A genome region from Egibacteraceae bacterium includes the following:
- a CDS encoding DUF222 domain-containing protein, with translation MQRVRAWAGLVASEQPAGYDTGRDRAAQGADDGDDAGTDPWAVGSAPRTVQARSRLTRCATTPGSPLGAIMGALAETIDALTTTVGAPTAPTRSAAASPAVADTATSGERDGLGDGLGDEHIDVVGDALVAVAHLRARLDACQLGLLSAFDRRNGHQADGAMTAASWLARRTGTDHSAAARQASTARRLHTLPRMAAHLAAGDLTLAHVTAVTDRCVPARTQAFAAVADTLADLAMTNPPRDVRHAVRHLVELDDPDAANDPDAPGGDPLRALTLRQGFQSRGELLGTLDPLTREALTVLLDAFDTPDPADTPPEQRRTFAQRRHDAFAAMLHTLIAQPGLPTIQGARPQILITLDLAALFGLPPDHPAAHLTLIELADFLGIDLPGITDIHPAPHAPADPDQGPFSDADTDQPADTGDPAGPGEATGTGEVADAGEAADTGKVADAGAADTSGPDTTADDPADPAAADPGASADPGASADPGASADPGASADPGAS, from the coding sequence GTGCAACGTGTACGCGCGTGGGCGGGGCTGGTGGCCAGCGAGCAGCCAGCCGGCTATGACACCGGCCGCGACCGGGCCGCCCAGGGTGCAGACGATGGCGACGACGCCGGCACGGACCCCTGGGCGGTGGGCAGCGCACCACGCACCGTGCAGGCGCGCAGCCGGCTCACCCGCTGCGCGACCACCCCGGGCTCCCCGCTGGGCGCGATCATGGGCGCGCTGGCCGAGACGATCGACGCGCTCACCACCACCGTCGGTGCCCCCACCGCCCCCACCCGAAGCGCTGCCGCCAGCCCCGCCGTCGCGGACACCGCCACCAGCGGCGAGCGTGACGGTCTCGGTGACGGATTGGGCGACGAGCACATCGACGTGGTCGGTGACGCGCTGGTCGCTGTGGCCCACCTGCGGGCCCGGCTGGACGCCTGCCAGCTGGGGCTGCTCAGCGCGTTCGACCGGCGAAACGGCCACCAAGCCGACGGGGCAATGACCGCAGCGTCGTGGCTGGCTCGCCGCACCGGCACCGACCATTCCGCCGCCGCCCGCCAGGCCTCCACCGCCCGCCGGCTGCACACCCTGCCGCGCATGGCCGCGCACCTGGCCGCCGGGGACCTCACCCTGGCCCACGTCACCGCGGTCACCGACCGCTGCGTGCCCGCGCGCACCCAAGCGTTCGCCGCCGTCGCGGACACCCTGGCCGACCTCGCCATGACCAACCCGCCCCGCGACGTCCGCCACGCCGTGCGCCACCTCGTCGAGCTCGACGACCCCGACGCCGCCAACGACCCCGACGCTCCCGGCGGGGATCCCCTCCGCGCGCTGACGCTGCGCCAAGGGTTCCAAAGCCGTGGGGAACTGCTGGGCACCCTTGACCCCCTCACCCGCGAAGCGCTGACCGTGCTGCTTGACGCCTTCGACACCCCCGACCCCGCCGACACGCCACCTGAGCAGCGGCGCACCTTCGCCCAACGCCGCCACGACGCGTTCGCTGCCATGCTGCACACCTTGATCGCCCAGCCCGGGCTGCCCACCATCCAAGGCGCCCGCCCCCAGATCCTCATCACCCTGGATCTAGCCGCCCTGTTCGGTCTTCCCCCCGATCACCCCGCCGCCCACCTCACCCTGATCGAGCTCGCCGACTTCCTCGGCATCGACCTGCCCGGCATCACCGACATCCACCCAGCCCCCCACGCGCCCGCCGACCCCGATCAGGGCCCCTTCAGCGACGCTGACACCGACCAGCCGGCCGACACCGGCGACCCCGCTGGCCCCGGCGAGGCTACGGGCACCGGCGAGGTTGCTGATGCTGGCGAGGCTGCCGACACCGGCAAGGTCGCTGATGCTGGCGCCGCTGACACCAGCGGGCCCGACACCACCGCCGACGACCCCGCCGATCCGGCTGCCGCCGACCCCGGCGCCTCCGCCGACCCCGGCGCCTCTGCCGACCCCGGCGCCTCTGCCGACCCCGGCGCCTCTGCCGACCCCGGCGCCTCTG
- the moaA gene encoding GTP 3',8-cyclase MoaA, whose protein sequence is MPVDRLNRPLRDLRVSVTDRCNFRCTYCMPRERFGPDHQFLERAELLTFEEITRVVAAFARQGVAKVRLTGGEPLVRRDLATLVSAIAQVDGIEDIALTTNGSLLPGQAQRLRAAGLRRITVSLDSVDEQVFSSMTDVTIPLARVLEGIEAACRAGFDPVKVNAVVKRGSNDAGIVDLARYGREHGAVVRFIEYMDVGATNGWRLGEVVPAAEIIGRIDAVFPLVPLAPNYLGEVATRFQYRDGAGEVGVIPSVTQPFCSTCTRARLSAVGEVYTCLFAGTGHDLRATLRDGASDADLDAAITALWGSRTDRYSELRSDATADLPRVEMSYIGG, encoded by the coding sequence GTGCCCGTCGACCGCTTGAACCGTCCGCTGCGTGACCTCCGGGTCTCGGTGACCGACCGCTGCAACTTCCGCTGCACGTACTGCATGCCGAGGGAGCGCTTCGGGCCCGACCACCAGTTCCTGGAGCGGGCGGAGCTGCTCACCTTCGAGGAGATCACCCGGGTGGTCGCCGCGTTCGCCAGGCAGGGGGTGGCAAAAGTCCGCCTGACGGGGGGAGAGCCGCTGGTCCGGCGGGACCTGGCCACGCTCGTGTCGGCGATCGCCCAGGTCGACGGCATCGAGGACATCGCGCTGACCACCAACGGGTCCCTGCTGCCCGGACAGGCGCAGCGCCTGCGGGCAGCGGGACTGCGTCGGATCACCGTCAGCCTGGACTCCGTGGACGAGCAGGTGTTCAGCTCGATGACTGATGTGACGATCCCGCTCGCTCGCGTCCTGGAGGGCATCGAGGCCGCCTGCAGGGCCGGCTTCGACCCGGTGAAGGTCAACGCCGTGGTCAAGCGCGGCAGCAACGACGCGGGGATCGTGGACCTCGCACGCTACGGGCGCGAGCACGGCGCCGTCGTGCGCTTCATCGAGTACATGGACGTCGGCGCCACCAACGGGTGGCGTCTGGGCGAGGTCGTGCCCGCCGCCGAGATCATCGGCCGGATCGATGCCGTCTTCCCCCTGGTGCCGCTGGCCCCCAACTACCTTGGTGAGGTGGCGACCCGGTTCCAGTACCGGGACGGCGCCGGCGAGGTCGGCGTCATCCCCTCGGTGACCCAGCCGTTCTGCAGCACCTGCACCCGCGCCCGCCTCTCTGCGGTCGGCGAGGTCTACACCTGCCTGTTCGCGGGCACAGGCCACGACCTGCGGGCCACGCTGCGTGACGGCGCCAGCGACGCGGACCTCGATGCCGCGATCACCGCGCTCTGGGGATCCCGCACCGACCGGTACTCCGAGCTGCGCTCCGACGCGACGGCCGACCTGCCGCGGGTGGAGATGTCCTACATCGGCGGGTAG
- the coaE gene encoding dephospho-CoA kinase (Dephospho-CoA kinase (CoaE) performs the final step in coenzyme A biosynthesis.): MFLVGLTGGIASGKSEVGERFVMAGAELVDADEIAREVTLPGEEPYRKVVEHFGTEILDEDGFIDRAALGGIIFADPGRRAVLNELTHPPVVARIADYLELLTAFDGLVVLDVPLLVEAGMEDGFEAIVVVACDPETQVRRLVERRGATEAAARARLAAQAPLDDKIAVATHVIWNDGTLVELYEQADTVAAELAARAREKAEAQAAELPDD; this comes from the coding sequence GTGTTCCTCGTCGGGCTCACCGGCGGCATCGCGTCGGGCAAGTCGGAGGTCGGTGAGCGGTTCGTGATGGCCGGCGCCGAGCTGGTCGACGCGGACGAGATCGCCCGCGAGGTGACGCTGCCCGGCGAGGAGCCCTACCGCAAGGTCGTCGAGCACTTCGGGACAGAGATCCTCGACGAAGATGGCTTCATCGATCGGGCGGCCCTGGGCGGCATCATCTTCGCCGACCCCGGCAGGCGGGCAGTCCTGAACGAGCTCACCCATCCGCCGGTGGTGGCCCGCATCGCCGACTACCTCGAGCTGCTGACCGCCTTCGACGGGCTCGTCGTCCTCGATGTCCCGTTGCTGGTCGAAGCAGGGATGGAGGACGGCTTCGAAGCCATCGTCGTGGTCGCCTGTGATCCGGAGACCCAGGTGCGCCGCCTCGTGGAGCGCCGAGGGGCCACCGAAGCCGCTGCCCGCGCCCGATTGGCTGCGCAGGCGCCACTGGATGACAAGATCGCCGTGGCGACGCACGTCATCTGGAACGACGGGACGCTCGTCGAGCTGTACGAACAGGCAGACACCGTCGCCGCCGAGCTCGCCGCGAGGGCCCGGGAGAAGGCCGAGGCGCAGGCCGCCGAGCTGCCCGACGACTAG